Proteins from a single region of Nitratidesulfovibrio sp.:
- a CDS encoding cache domain-containing protein, protein MSLLHLNRASSRVRLENRDDPELYREIFPYSKISRVEFDDIFLMPRPAEPMFITDTTFRDGQQARPPYTVKQIVHIYDMLHRLGGRSGLIHASEFFMYSEKDRKAIEACRAKGYKFPHVTGWIRANINDLKIARDMEFDEVGLLTSVSDYHLYLKLGLDREKAMDNYLRVVEQALEWGITPRCHFEDITRADIHGFCLPFARKLMDLSKQSGQPVKIRMCDTMGYGVPYPGATLPRSVPRIVRALTDEGGVPGQWLEWHGHNDFHKVLINGATAWLYGCSGVNCTLLGFGERTGNTPLEALVIEYVSLTGDDDAADTRVISEIAEYFEKELDYRIPDNYPFVGKDFNATSAGIHVDGLAKNEEIYNIFDTRKILNRPVPIIITDKSGRAGVAYWINQYLGLPEDRHVSKKHPAVGKIYTKIMDAYEKGRNTSFSNKEIKALVRRYMPELFASEFDQIKKLAGELSAHLIIKLAQECQITGLGGEDKYPCMRDFVREYPFIQYLYLTDKEGKLLSAAITDPAYKSKYDQLPLGFDFSNRTWFIRPMQTGELHITDVYQSQFTSQLILTVSTAVTDDNDEITGVIGADIQIEQLLRQAEAIEDVVESDAEE, encoded by the coding sequence ATGAGCCTGCTGCATCTCAATCGCGCTTCCTCTCGCGTAAGGCTGGAGAACCGCGACGACCCCGAACTGTACCGCGAGATCTTTCCCTATTCCAAGATCAGCCGCGTGGAGTTCGACGACATCTTCCTGATGCCGCGCCCGGCGGAGCCGATGTTCATCACGGACACGACCTTCCGCGACGGCCAGCAGGCCCGCCCGCCCTACACGGTGAAGCAGATCGTCCACATCTACGACATGCTGCACCGCCTTGGCGGGCGCAGCGGCCTCATCCATGCCTCGGAGTTCTTCATGTACTCCGAGAAGGACCGCAAGGCCATCGAGGCCTGCCGGGCCAAGGGATACAAATTCCCCCACGTCACCGGGTGGATACGGGCCAACATTAACGACCTGAAGATCGCGCGGGACATGGAATTCGATGAAGTGGGCCTGCTGACCAGCGTGTCGGACTACCACCTGTACCTCAAGCTGGGCCTTGACCGCGAAAAGGCCATGGACAACTACCTGCGCGTGGTGGAACAGGCGCTGGAATGGGGCATCACCCCGCGCTGTCACTTCGAGGACATCACCCGCGCCGACATCCACGGCTTCTGCCTGCCCTTCGCGCGCAAGCTGATGGACCTTTCGAAGCAGAGCGGCCAGCCGGTCAAGATCCGCATGTGCGACACCATGGGCTACGGCGTGCCGTACCCCGGCGCCACCCTGCCGCGTTCGGTGCCGCGCATCGTGCGCGCCCTGACCGACGAAGGCGGCGTGCCCGGCCAGTGGCTGGAATGGCACGGCCACAACGACTTCCACAAGGTGCTCATCAACGGGGCCACCGCGTGGCTGTATGGCTGCTCCGGCGTCAACTGCACGCTGCTGGGTTTTGGCGAACGCACCGGCAACACCCCGCTGGAAGCCTTGGTCATCGAGTACGTCTCGCTGACCGGTGACGATGACGCCGCCGACACCCGGGTCATCAGCGAGATCGCCGAATACTTCGAGAAGGAACTGGATTACCGCATTCCGGACAACTACCCGTTCGTGGGCAAGGACTTCAACGCCACCAGCGCGGGCATCCACGTGGACGGCCTGGCCAAGAACGAGGAAATCTACAACATCTTCGATACGCGCAAGATCCTGAACCGGCCGGTGCCCATCATCATCACCGACAAGTCGGGACGTGCGGGCGTTGCGTACTGGATCAACCAGTACCTGGGCCTGCCCGAGGACCGGCACGTGTCCAAGAAGCACCCCGCCGTGGGCAAGATCTACACCAAGATCATGGACGCCTACGAAAAGGGCCGCAACACGTCCTTCTCCAACAAGGAAATAAAGGCGTTGGTGCGGCGCTACATGCCCGAGCTGTTCGCCTCGGAATTCGACCAGATCAAGAAGCTGGCGGGCGAACTTTCGGCGCACCTGATCATCAAGCTGGCCCAGGAATGCCAGATCACCGGCCTTGGCGGCGAGGACAAGTACCCGTGCATGCGCGACTTCGTGCGCGAGTACCCGTTCATCCAGTACCTGTACCTCACCGACAAGGAGGGCAAGCTGCTCTCCGCCGCCATCACCGACCCGGCGTACAAGTCGAAGTACGACCAGCTGCCGCTGGGCTTCGACTTCTCCAACCGGACCTGGTTCATCCGGCCCATGCAGACCGGCGAACTGCACATCACCGACGTGTACCAGTCGCAGTTCACCAGCCAGCTCATCCTTACCGTGTCCACGGCGGTCACCGACGACAACGACGAGATCACCGGGGTCATCGGCGCGGACATCCAGATCGAACAACTGCTCCGCCAGGCCGAAGCCATAGAAGACGTGGTGGAGAGCGACGCCGAAGAATAG
- a CDS encoding septal ring lytic transglycosylase RlpA family protein — protein MPHLRPSQTCSSPFRLIVPIVLLLLAALLAAGCGSGPRRISTPPSDQSVKYPKGQPQGPRAKPYTVLGKTYHPLLSAHGFSEEGVASWYGKDFHGRKTANGEIYDMYGLTAAHKLLPFNTVVKVTNLQNGRSTTVRVNDRGPFVGDRIIDLTNTAANQIGMLGPGTARVRVESVGDVPGLQDGDMTGRFYVQVGAFSNKDNASRLVTRLQGQGWNARMYWADMVRFWRVQVGPWSTLSEAERMREKLKGDFAVNFVVAD, from the coding sequence ATGCCGCACCTTCGCCCCAGCCAGACCTGTTCCTCGCCGTTCCGACTCATTGTGCCCATCGTGCTGTTGCTGCTTGCCGCGCTGCTGGCGGCGGGCTGCGGCTCTGGCCCGCGCCGGATTTCCACGCCGCCGTCGGACCAGTCCGTGAAGTACCCCAAGGGGCAGCCCCAGGGGCCGCGCGCAAAGCCGTACACGGTGCTGGGCAAGACCTACCATCCTCTGCTTTCGGCGCACGGGTTTTCGGAAGAGGGCGTGGCCTCGTGGTATGGCAAGGATTTTCACGGTCGCAAGACCGCCAACGGCGAAATCTACGACATGTACGGGCTGACGGCGGCGCACAAGCTGCTGCCGTTCAACACCGTGGTCAAGGTGACCAACCTGCAGAACGGCCGGTCCACCACCGTGCGCGTCAACGACCGGGGGCCCTTCGTGGGTGACCGGATCATCGACCTGACCAATACCGCCGCCAACCAGATCGGCATGCTGGGGCCCGGCACCGCGCGGGTGCGCGTGGAATCCGTGGGCGATGTGCCCGGCTTGCAGGACGGCGACATGACCGGCCGCTTCTATGTGCAGGTGGGGGCCTTCTCCAACAAGGACAACGCCAGCCGTCTGGTGACCCGCCTGCAAGGCCAGGGCTGGAACGCCCGCATGTACTGGGCCGACATGGTCCGGTTCTGGCGCGTCCAGGTGGGCCCGTGGAGCACCCTGAGCGAGGCCGAGCGCATGCGCGAGAAGTTGAAGGGTGATTTTGCGGTCAACTTCGTGGTGGCGGATTAG
- a CDS encoding glycosyltransferase family 9 protein → MNLLLVNLTRFGDLLQTQPVVHGLRAQGHRVGLVCLENFAGAAALLEGVDHVAALPGSALLAGVQPGGDWRACTAGLMTWAERLRDAYAHDAVLNLTATLGGRLLARLLAANGEGAGDLRGFGLDPFGFGVNADPWSAFLQASTRQRGCSPFNLVDLFRMAAGVGDVDPVYELRAPEPGVLEEAGARLAQTAPPDHAGYVAMQLGASEERRRWPVAHFAALAARLWRELRLVPVLLGAGGERKLGERLRAALAEDAGSIGTGEAGEAGEAGAGGPVPCIDLIGATSLPQLAATLRHVRLLVTNDTGTMHLAAGLDVPVLAIFLATAQPWDTGPYRQDCCCLEPALDCHPCPFGAPCPHGERCRQVISAGTAFDLARAHLTTGQWPLADAAPGAPREARVWRTLREADAECGAGDTPPPCMPGRGFMDLVSLSGHEAEDRTRWIRLQRHFYRQFLDLPRMQPVAASSMQPIRPPHAPCGLTEALRARAEDELRQADALLHLMGEQGGLLRVRPSDMAKSRFLGTVSRVQALWDNSALFNVLGHLWLCESQGAGGSLDSVLALAAAYRGLARAWLGHLSPSA, encoded by the coding sequence ATGAACCTTCTGCTGGTGAACCTGACCCGCTTCGGCGACCTGCTGCAAACGCAGCCGGTGGTGCATGGCCTGCGCGCGCAGGGGCACCGGGTGGGGCTGGTGTGCCTGGAAAATTTCGCCGGGGCGGCGGCGCTGCTGGAGGGCGTGGACCATGTGGCGGCCCTGCCGGGTTCGGCGTTGCTGGCGGGCGTGCAGCCCGGCGGCGACTGGCGGGCCTGCACGGCGGGGCTGATGACCTGGGCCGAGCGGCTGCGCGATGCCTATGCCCATGATGCCGTGCTGAACCTCACGGCCACGCTGGGCGGTCGCCTGTTGGCACGGCTGCTGGCGGCCAATGGAGAGGGCGCGGGCGATCTGCGCGGCTTCGGGCTGGACCCGTTCGGGTTCGGGGTCAACGCCGACCCGTGGTCTGCATTCCTGCAAGCCTCCACCCGGCAACGCGGGTGCAGTCCGTTCAACCTCGTGGACCTGTTCCGCATGGCGGCGGGCGTGGGCGACGTGGACCCGGTGTACGAATTGCGCGCGCCCGAGCCGGGCGTTCTGGAAGAGGCCGGGGCGCGACTGGCCCAGACCGCGCCGCCGGACCATGCCGGGTACGTGGCCATGCAGCTTGGCGCCAGCGAGGAGCGCCGTCGCTGGCCCGTGGCCCATTTCGCGGCGCTGGCCGCCCGGTTGTGGCGCGAGCTGCGTCTGGTGCCGGTGCTGCTGGGCGCGGGCGGCGAGCGGAAGCTGGGCGAACGGCTGCGCGCGGCGCTGGCCGAAGACGCCGGGAGCATCGGGACTGGCGAGGCGGGCGAGGCGGGCGAGGCGGGGGCAGGCGGGCCGGTGCCGTGCATCGACCTGATCGGGGCAACCAGCCTGCCGCAACTGGCCGCCACCTTGCGCCACGTGCGGCTGCTGGTCACCAACGACACCGGCACCATGCATCTGGCAGCCGGGCTGGACGTGCCGGTGCTGGCCATCTTTCTGGCCACGGCCCAGCCGTGGGATACCGGCCCCTACCGCCAGGACTGCTGTTGCCTGGAACCCGCGCTGGACTGCCACCCGTGCCCGTTCGGCGCTCCCTGTCCGCATGGCGAGCGTTGCCGCCAGGTCATTTCCGCGGGCACCGCGTTCGACCTGGCCCGTGCCCACCTGACCACCGGCCAGTGGCCGCTGGCCGATGCGGCACCGGGTGCCCCCCGCGAGGCGCGGGTATGGCGCACCCTGCGCGAGGCGGATGCGGAGTGCGGGGCCGGTGACACTCCGCCCCCGTGCATGCCCGGACGCGGGTTCATGGACCTTGTGTCGCTGTCCGGCCACGAGGCGGAAGACCGCACCCGCTGGATACGCCTGCAACGCCATTTCTATCGTCAGTTTCTTGACCTGCCCCGGATGCAGCCCGTCGCCGCGTCATCCATGCAGCCCATTCGTCCGCCGCATGCTCCCTGCGGCCTCACCGAGGCCCTGCGCGCCCGTGCCGAGGATGAACTGCGCCAGGCCGATGCCCTGCTGCACCTCATGGGCGAGCAGGGGGGGCTGCTCAGGGTGCGCCCCTCGGACATGGCCAAGTCGCGTTTCCTCGGCACCGTCAGCCGCGTGCAGGCCCTGTGGGACAACAGCGCGCTGTTCAACGTGCTTGGGCACCTGTGGCTGTGCGAATCGCAGGGGGCGGGCGGATCGCTGGATTCCGTGCTGGCCCTGGCGGCGGCGTATCGCGGTTTGGCGCGGGCCTGGCTGGGCCACCTTTCCCCTTCGGCCTGA